A genomic stretch from Thermomonospora umbrina includes:
- a CDS encoding Scr1 family TA system antitoxin-like transcriptional regulator — translation MWDLLAFYLHFLRTREGLSCAGVGQWTNNARQTVSHWESGLLKPPTHALAILDERYRTGGLLALIHHHAKRGHDPNWFRTALDLEARATEVNIWEVTWMPGWFQTEGYARAVYAAATDPLEKEEIDKLVDIRMRRQEAVSRKPKPLVRAFLDQGVIDQPVGGPVVMRGQLDRLVELAQLPNVVIRVVPRSVGAHAGRDGSFKIIAADRATFAYVEASGGGRLVSDSTEIRTYRARLDHIGDRALSVDESITLIEKAKAGYS, via the coding sequence ATGTGGGACCTCCTCGCCTTCTACCTGCACTTTCTCCGTACGAGAGAGGGGCTGTCGTGCGCAGGAGTGGGGCAATGGACCAACAACGCTCGGCAGACTGTCTCTCACTGGGAATCGGGGCTGCTGAAGCCTCCGACACACGCGCTCGCGATCCTCGACGAGCGATACCGGACCGGCGGTCTGCTCGCCCTGATCCACCACCACGCCAAGCGCGGCCACGACCCGAACTGGTTTCGAACGGCCCTGGATCTCGAAGCGCGGGCAACGGAGGTCAACATCTGGGAGGTCACCTGGATGCCGGGCTGGTTCCAGACGGAGGGTTACGCCCGCGCGGTCTACGCCGCCGCGACCGACCCCCTCGAGAAGGAGGAGATCGACAAGCTGGTCGACATCAGAATGAGGCGTCAGGAAGCGGTCTCTCGCAAGCCCAAACCCCTGGTCAGGGCGTTCCTGGATCAGGGCGTCATCGACCAGCCCGTCGGAGGCCCGGTGGTCATGCGAGGTCAACTCGACCGCCTGGTCGAACTGGCACAACTACCTAATGTGGTGATCCGCGTGGTCCCGCGCAGTGTCGGCGCCCATGCGGGGCGGGACGGATCGTTCAAAATCATCGCTGCGGACCGAGCGACCTTCGCCTATGTCGAGGCGAGTGGGGGTGGTAGATTGGTGTCCGACTCGACCGAGATACGCACCTATCGGGCAAGGCTCGACCACATCGGGGACAGGGCACTGTCGGTCGATGAATCGATCACTTTGATCGAGAAGGCGAAGGCGGGATACTCGTGA
- a CDS encoding response regulator transcription factor yields MTAQRVLVVDDEAKIRMVVRGYLEADGFTVSEAADGPGGLRAALDDEPDLVILDVMLPGLDGFEVLRRLRSSSDAPVILLTARDEEIDRVVGFTAGGDDYVTKPFSARELALRARAILRRATAPEADDGLLRFDGLLIDPGRRAVVVDDGRHVDLTALDFDILRALARAPGHVFTRRQLLERVWGYDFFGDERVVDVHIATLRRELGDAAGRPRFIGTVRNVGYRLVAPPAGG; encoded by the coding sequence ATGACCGCGCAGCGGGTCCTCGTCGTCGACGACGAGGCCAAGATCCGGATGGTGGTCCGGGGATACCTCGAAGCCGACGGGTTCACGGTGAGCGAGGCCGCGGACGGCCCCGGCGGGCTGCGCGCCGCGCTCGACGATGAGCCGGACCTGGTGATCCTGGACGTCATGCTCCCCGGGCTCGACGGTTTCGAGGTGCTGCGCAGGCTCCGGTCGAGCAGCGACGCCCCGGTCATCCTGCTGACCGCCCGGGACGAGGAGATCGACCGTGTCGTCGGCTTCACCGCCGGCGGCGACGACTATGTCACCAAGCCGTTCAGCGCACGGGAGCTCGCCCTGCGGGCACGCGCCATCCTGCGCCGCGCGACCGCGCCGGAGGCGGACGACGGCCTGCTGCGTTTCGACGGTCTGCTCATCGATCCGGGTCGTCGGGCGGTGGTCGTCGACGACGGCCGTCACGTCGATCTCACCGCGCTCGACTTCGACATCCTGCGGGCCCTCGCGCGGGCGCCCGGCCATGTCTTCACCCGCCGTCAACTGCTGGAGCGCGTCTGGGGGTACGACTTCTTCGGTGACGAGCGGGTGGTGGACGTCCACATCGCCACCCTCCGTCGGGAGCTGGGCGACGCCGCCGGGCGACCGCGGTTCATCGGCACGGTCCGCAACGTCGGCTACCGGCTGGTCGCGCCTCCCGCCGGCGGGTGA
- a CDS encoding SRPBCC family protein — MRCHYSISKSLAGPPETAFGLLADVDRWSSWAKPLIFTSRWDGRGGGAPGGVGAVRVTGIWPFLIREEITDLQPPHRMSYRYVGRLIPVWNYHATVSLTPGPEGGTDVRWTASGTTIPPVMWIVRLTVVTLLWLLARACRTRHQPVPS; from the coding sequence ATGCGCTGTCACTACAGCATCAGCAAGTCTCTCGCCGGACCGCCGGAAACGGCCTTCGGTCTGCTCGCCGACGTCGATCGGTGGTCGTCGTGGGCCAAGCCGCTGATCTTCACGTCCCGTTGGGACGGGCGCGGCGGTGGCGCGCCGGGAGGCGTCGGTGCCGTGCGCGTGACCGGGATCTGGCCGTTCCTGATCCGGGAGGAGATCACCGATCTGCAGCCGCCGCATCGGATGTCCTACCGCTACGTCGGCCGGCTGATCCCCGTGTGGAACTACCACGCCACGGTGTCGCTGACCCCCGGCCCCGAGGGCGGCACCGATGTCCGTTGGACGGCCTCCGGGACCACCATCCCTCCCGTCATGTGGATCGTCCGCCTGACGGTGGTGACCCTCCTGTGGTTGCTCGCCCGCGCCTGCCGGACCCGCCACCAGCCGGTGCCATCCTGA
- a CDS encoding DUF397 domain-containing protein, which produces MTPEWRKSSRSGTGSGQGGQSDCVEVADLHPAIGIRDSKNPDVSPLTLRRTAFASLLEGIKNG; this is translated from the coding sequence GTGACCCCTGAGTGGCGAAAGAGCAGCCGAAGCGGAACCGGATCCGGCCAAGGCGGCCAGTCGGACTGCGTCGAAGTGGCCGATCTCCATCCCGCCATCGGTATCAGAGACTCCAAGAACCCGGACGTCTCCCCGCTGACCCTCCGGCGCACGGCGTTCGCCTCCCTGCTCGAAGGGATCAAGAACGGCTGA
- a CDS encoding helix-turn-helix domain-containing protein yields MTHFPKWSDVRAGIVADAGGEQAVAEARKRNQAYIDGHRLAERRRGLGLTQAEAAERMGVTKGRVSQIERGEVSTVEAIARYVQALGGHLQISAVFGDDLYILRGTDTDAA; encoded by the coding sequence ATGACGCACTTTCCCAAGTGGAGCGACGTGCGGGCCGGAATCGTTGCCGACGCCGGTGGTGAGCAGGCGGTGGCCGAGGCCCGCAAGCGCAACCAGGCGTACATCGACGGTCACCGGCTCGCCGAGCGCCGTCGCGGTCTGGGCCTGACTCAGGCCGAAGCGGCCGAACGCATGGGTGTCACCAAGGGACGCGTCTCCCAGATCGAACGCGGCGAGGTCTCCACCGTGGAAGCCATCGCCCGCTACGTCCAAGCCCTCGGGGGTCACCTCCAGATCTCCGCCGTCTTCGGCGACGATCTGTACATCCTGCGCGGAACCGACACCGACGCGGCCTGA
- a CDS encoding sensor histidine kinase, producing the protein MSLRVRLFLSHLAAVLISVVAMFAVAPLLVPAGFDPEGDRRTGLVSSREIEDAFNEALTIALSLGLAVAVVAAVVFSRLLLRSLDRIRAATHRMAAGHYGEQVPLPGEPELRKLVADVNRLSAELADVERRRARLVSEVAHEMRTPLTTLRGQLDGVVDGVFAPSDELFASLIDDIARLQRLAGDLSSLSRTEEGAFRLERAETDVAAMALRAAERLRPQFVDQGVELRVEVPGPVRAEVDEGRLAQVVTNLLGNALAATDPGGRVEMSVVREGDEAVITVVDTGVGIAEEDLERIFHRFERVEHAGRAAPAAGSGIGLTIARGIVHAHGGEITARSPGPGEGATFRVRLRAP; encoded by the coding sequence GTGAGTCTGCGGGTGCGGTTGTTCCTCTCTCACTTGGCGGCGGTGCTGATCTCGGTCGTCGCCATGTTCGCCGTGGCACCGTTGCTCGTGCCGGCCGGGTTCGATCCGGAGGGGGATCGGCGGACGGGGTTGGTCTCGTCCCGGGAGATCGAGGACGCGTTCAACGAGGCGCTGACCATCGCGCTGTCGCTCGGCCTCGCCGTCGCCGTGGTGGCGGCGGTGGTGTTCTCCCGGCTGCTGCTGCGGTCGCTGGACCGGATCCGTGCGGCCACGCATCGCATGGCCGCCGGGCACTACGGCGAGCAGGTGCCGCTGCCCGGCGAACCGGAGCTGCGCAAGCTGGTGGCCGACGTCAACAGGCTCTCCGCCGAACTGGCCGACGTGGAACGGCGGCGGGCCCGGCTGGTCTCCGAGGTCGCCCACGAGATGCGCACACCGCTCACCACGCTGCGCGGGCAACTCGACGGCGTCGTCGACGGAGTGTTCGCGCCCTCGGACGAGCTGTTCGCCTCGCTGATCGACGACATCGCCCGCCTTCAGCGGCTCGCCGGTGATCTCTCCAGCCTCTCCCGGACCGAGGAGGGGGCCTTCCGCCTCGAACGCGCCGAGACGGACGTGGCCGCCATGGCGTTGCGGGCGGCGGAGCGGCTGCGTCCTCAGTTCGTCGACCAGGGTGTCGAGTTGCGGGTCGAGGTGCCGGGGCCGGTCCGGGCCGAGGTCGATGAGGGACGCCTCGCGCAGGTGGTCACCAACCTGCTGGGGAACGCGCTCGCCGCCACCGATCCCGGCGGCCGGGTCGAGATGAGCGTGGTGCGGGAGGGCGACGAGGCCGTGATCACCGTCGTCGACACCGGTGTGGGCATCGCCGAGGAGGACCTGGAGCGGATCTTCCACCGCTTCGAACGCGTGGAGCACGCCGGCCGGGCGGCGCCGGCGGCCGGCAGCGGCATCGGCCTGACCATCGCCCGGGGCATCGTCCACGCCCACGGCGGCGAGATCACCGCACGCTCCCCAGGGCCGGGCGAGGGGGCCACGTTCCGTGTCCGGCTGCGGGCGCCGTGA
- a CDS encoding type II toxin-antitoxin system RelE/ParE family toxin gives MDEWEIRVTDEFLTWVNALEGKSMAQVVDAIDRLAEGGPGLGRPLVDRLEGSQIHNLKELRPGSAGRSEIRIVFVFDPWRSAILLVGGDKSGDWSGWYKQAIPRAEELYAEYLKEREEEEGRR, from the coding sequence GTGGACGAGTGGGAGATCCGCGTTACCGATGAGTTCCTGACTTGGGTCAACGCCCTAGAGGGCAAGTCCATGGCCCAAGTCGTCGATGCCATCGACCGGCTGGCGGAGGGTGGCCCGGGGTTGGGGCGACCGCTGGTCGATCGACTGGAGGGTTCTCAGATTCACAACCTCAAGGAGTTACGGCCCGGTTCGGCAGGCCGTTCGGAGATCAGAATCGTCTTCGTCTTCGATCCGTGGAGGTCGGCGATCCTGCTGGTTGGTGGGGACAAGTCAGGGGACTGGTCCGGTTGGTATAAGCAGGCCATCCCACGGGCCGAGGAACTGTACGCCGAGTACCTGAAGGAACGGGAAGAGGAGGAGGGGCGGCGATGA
- a CDS encoding CHAP domain-containing protein, translating to MGKISAVACTGLVAVAMLGAAPAWSATTAHIESVAAKASSVAAGDDYPYRNGSWHEADPWNFYKRECTSFVAWRMRQLGVRFHNHYKGVRWSNANNWDNAARRVGVRVDRRATVGAVAQWNRGRFGHVAYVSHVGRGTVTIEEYNRNGGHHYGRRTIRTSQVENFIHIAR from the coding sequence ATGGGCAAGATCTCGGCTGTCGCCTGCACGGGCCTGGTCGCCGTCGCGATGCTGGGAGCGGCACCCGCCTGGTCTGCGACGACCGCCCACATCGAAAGCGTCGCCGCCAAGGCATCCTCGGTCGCGGCAGGTGACGATTACCCGTATCGGAACGGCTCCTGGCACGAGGCGGATCCGTGGAACTTCTACAAGCGCGAATGCACCTCGTTCGTGGCCTGGAGAATGCGGCAGCTCGGCGTGCGCTTCCACAACCATTACAAGGGCGTCCGCTGGAGCAACGCCAACAACTGGGACAACGCCGCACGACGCGTCGGGGTCAGGGTCGACCGTCGGGCCACGGTCGGCGCGGTGGCCCAGTGGAACCGTGGTCGCTTCGGTCACGTCGCCTACGTCTCCCACGTCGGACGCGGCACGGTGACCATCGAGGAGTACAACCGGAACGGCGGCCACCACTACGGCCGACGAACGATCCGCACGAGCCAGGTCGAGAACTTCATCCACATCGCCCGGTGA